One Anguilla rostrata isolate EN2019 unplaced genomic scaffold, ASM1855537v3 scaf1209, whole genome shotgun sequence DNA window includes the following coding sequences:
- the LOC135247306 gene encoding trace amine-associated receptor 13c-like: MDILKHQDLNAPQFCFPSVNGSCIKISQTWAAQFILYIFFVAGMIFTILGNLVVIISIAHFKQLHTPTNILVMSLAVADLLLGMVVMPFSMIRSVEGCWYFGDAFCLLHSSFDMFLTCASLFHLIFIAIDRYQAVCNPLHYSTRITIPIAWLMSALSWVIAGVYSYGLLYSKANVKGLEAHIASIYCLGSCILLFNSLWGVLDTLIAFFLPCSIMMGFYVKIFFVAREHVRKIGDMNHQKQLNEENKNKLSRSSERKAAKTLGIVMGVFILCWMPFFVNMIIDPYTNFSTPVIIFDVLVWLGYFNSTLNPIIYSLFYPWFQKALKLIVSLKILTPSSSNMNLFIER, translated from the coding sequence ATGGATATTTTGAAACATCAGGACCTCAATGCACCACAATTCTGTTTTCCATCAGTTAATGGATCCTGCATTAAAATCAGTCAGACTTGGGCGGCTCAGTTTAtcttgtatattttctttgtggcAGGAATGATTTTCACAATTCTTGGGAACTTGGTTGTCATCATCTCCATTGCACACTTTAAACAGCTCCATACACCAACAAACATACTGGTGATGTCTTTGGCAGTAGCAGACCTGCTACTTGGAATGGTTGTGATGCCCTTCAGCATGATAAGATCTGTTGAGGGCTGCTGGTACTTTGGAGATGCCTTCTGTTTACTGCACTCCAGTTTTGACATGTTCCTCACCTGTGCATCCCTTTTTCATCTGATTTTCATTGCCATAGACCGCTATCAGGCAGTGTGCAATCCACTGCATTATTCCACAAGAATAACCATCCCAATTGCATGGCTCATGAGTGCTCTGAGTTGGGTAATTGCAGGTGTATACTCCTATGGTCTTCTTTATTCGAAGGCTAATGTAAAAGGGCTGGAAGCACATATTGCATCGATTTATTGTTTGGGTAGTTGCATTCTGCTATTCAATTCTTTGTGGGGGGTCCTGGATAccttaattgcattttttctgcCTTGCTCTATTATGATGGGTTtttatgtcaaaatattttttgtggccAGGGAGCATGTCAGAAAGATTGGAGACATGAATCATCAAAAGCAATTGAATGAGGAGAATAAGAACAAACTGTCTCGAAGTTCTGAGCGCAAAGCAGCAAAAACCCTGGGAATTGTTATGGGGGTCTTCATTCTTTGCTGGATGCCTTTCTTTGTGAACATGATAATTGATCCGTACACTAACTTTAGCACTCCTGTAATCATCTTTGACGTGCTTGTCTGGCTAGGTTACTTTAATTCTACTTTAAATCCTATAATCTACAGTTTATTTTATCCTTGGTTTCAAAAAGCATTAAAACTCATTGtctctttgaaaatattaactCCAAGTTCTTCAAATATGAATCTATTTATTGAAAGATAA